Proteins encoded in a region of the Vibrio sp. CB1-14 genome:
- a CDS encoding U32 family peptidase, with amino-acid sequence MKYALGSLLYFWPKQDVESFYEQAKSSSADIIYLGESVCSKRREMKPAHWFDIAKELSASGKQVVLSTMALLEAPSEVNIMKKYIDNGDFAIEANDVSAIQLASESKVPFVVGPAVNTYNARTLQLFAKQGMIRWCMPVELSREWLENAMNQADDLGIRGQFEVEVFSHGYLPLAYSARCFTARAENRAKDDCETCCIKYPTGLQVESQEGQSVFNLNGIQTQSGYQYNLINDLKSMEGLVDVARLSPLGLDTFAEVDRFRANEDGSNPQASLDRQCNGYWHQIAGLDIKQI; translated from the coding sequence ATGAAATATGCATTAGGCTCACTGCTGTACTTTTGGCCAAAGCAAGATGTAGAGAGCTTCTACGAGCAAGCAAAATCTAGCTCTGCCGATATCATCTATTTGGGTGAGAGCGTTTGTTCCAAACGCCGTGAGATGAAACCTGCTCATTGGTTTGATATTGCTAAAGAGCTCAGCGCATCTGGTAAGCAAGTGGTGCTGTCCACTATGGCACTGCTCGAAGCGCCGAGTGAAGTAAATATTATGAAAAAGTACATCGACAACGGTGACTTTGCGATTGAAGCTAATGACGTGTCCGCTATCCAACTGGCTAGCGAAAGCAAGGTACCCTTTGTCGTGGGACCTGCGGTCAACACCTACAACGCCCGCACGCTGCAGCTGTTTGCTAAGCAAGGCATGATTCGTTGGTGTATGCCAGTCGAGCTGTCACGAGAGTGGCTTGAGAACGCCATGAACCAAGCAGACGACTTAGGCATCCGCGGTCAATTCGAAGTAGAAGTGTTTAGCCACGGTTATCTGCCGTTAGCTTACTCTGCACGCTGCTTCACTGCTCGCGCGGAAAACCGAGCGAAAGATGACTGCGAAACCTGCTGTATTAAATACCCGACAGGCCTTCAAGTAGAGAGCCAAGAAGGTCAGTCAGTATTCAATCTAAACGGAATCCAAACGCAATCTGGTTATCAGTACAACCTAATCAACGACCTTAAATCGATGGAAGGCTTGGTTGATGTTGCACGTTTGAGCCCACTTGGACTGGATACCTTTGCAGAAGTGGATCGTTTCAGAGCCAATGAAGACGGCAGCAATCCACAAGCCTCGCTCGATCGCCAGTGCAACGGCTACTGGCACCAGATTGCTGGCCTCGATATTAAGCAAATCTAA
- a CDS encoding MATE family efflux transporter: MNQKSIYQQFWRYAVPTVAAMLVNGLYQVVDGIFIGQYMGGDGLAGINVAWPVISVILGLGMMIGVGTGALASIKQGESDLVGAKQALATGLMALLALSPVVAVLLWQYADKMILIQGAQGRMYDLAMQYLDILIVGGVFTLGSIAVPFLLRNDDSPNMATILMVLGAVINIVLDYWFIAILDWELTGAALATAIAQAVVTVLGVGYFFTSKAKMRLSLRDFRLQWPLLPKIFSIGVTSFFMYAYGSFMVALHNALFAEYGSMTLVGAYAILGYIVAFYYLIAEGIANAMQPLLSYNYGARREDNMRKLFNVAMFSSVLGGAVFVGLLNLFPYQAVSVFNSSEPQLIEYTVVGIRLHLFSMFLDGFIVVAAAYYQAISHNRKALFVTLGNMLIQLPFLYAMPKLWGVNGVWIAYPLSNIALSLVVGAMMWKDIRKLRANGYETATV; the protein is encoded by the coding sequence ATGAATCAAAAATCAATTTACCAACAGTTTTGGCGTTATGCCGTACCTACCGTTGCCGCTATGCTGGTCAACGGCTTATACCAAGTGGTAGACGGCATCTTTATTGGACAGTATATGGGAGGCGACGGCCTTGCGGGCATCAATGTCGCTTGGCCAGTGATTAGTGTCATTCTTGGTCTTGGTATGATGATTGGTGTCGGTACTGGAGCGCTGGCGTCGATCAAACAAGGTGAGAGCGATCTTGTTGGTGCGAAGCAAGCTTTGGCAACCGGTTTAATGGCATTGCTAGCGTTGAGTCCAGTTGTTGCTGTCTTACTTTGGCAATACGCCGACAAGATGATCCTGATTCAAGGCGCACAGGGACGCATGTACGATCTCGCGATGCAGTATCTCGACATCTTGATCGTTGGCGGTGTGTTCACACTCGGCTCAATTGCAGTGCCGTTCTTATTGAGAAACGACGATAGCCCAAATATGGCGACTATCTTGATGGTGCTTGGCGCGGTGATCAATATCGTCCTTGATTACTGGTTTATCGCTATTCTCGATTGGGAGCTTACTGGTGCAGCGCTCGCAACAGCGATAGCTCAAGCTGTGGTGACAGTGTTGGGTGTAGGATATTTCTTTACCTCAAAAGCGAAAATGCGCCTTTCACTGCGTGACTTTAGGTTACAGTGGCCACTGTTACCTAAGATATTCTCCATTGGCGTCACAAGCTTTTTCATGTACGCCTATGGCTCTTTTATGGTAGCACTGCATAACGCTCTGTTTGCGGAGTACGGGTCGATGACCTTGGTCGGTGCATACGCCATCTTGGGTTATATCGTTGCTTTCTATTACCTAATTGCCGAAGGCATCGCTAATGCGATGCAGCCACTATTGAGCTACAACTATGGCGCTCGTCGTGAAGACAACATGCGTAAGCTGTTCAATGTCGCCATGTTCAGTTCCGTACTCGGTGGTGCGGTTTTTGTGGGACTCCTTAACCTGTTTCCTTACCAAGCGGTTTCAGTGTTTAACTCCAGTGAGCCACAACTTATCGAATATACGGTAGTCGGTATCCGCTTGCATTTGTTCTCAATGTTCCTTGATGGGTTCATCGTTGTGGCAGCCGCATATTATCAAGCGATCAGTCACAACCGAAAAGCCCTGTTCGTGACATTAGGAAACATGCTGATCCAACTGCCATTCCTCTACGCCATGCCAAAGCTTTGGGGGGTGAACGGTGTGTGGATAGCGTATCCGCTGTCTAACATCGCGTTGAGTTTGGTGGTTGGAGCCATGATGTGGAAAGACATTCGCAAACTGCGTGCGAATGGCTATGAGACGGCAACGGTTTAA
- a CDS encoding MarR family winged helix-turn-helix transcriptional regulator, which produces MSIEVNLERMERLTAKVWRSYCKEDPLSHLSFNEYDYLKTVQASEEPIRLTDLARELEVSKPSATNMVKRLEKKGLVERLACPEDARAKRVVLTEKARIPLASELEIYRVVADKLKVNLTDSEFTELNQLLTKALKP; this is translated from the coding sequence ATGTCTATAGAAGTCAATTTAGAGAGAATGGAACGCCTCACTGCTAAGGTTTGGCGCAGTTACTGTAAAGAAGATCCATTATCTCACCTTAGCTTTAATGAATATGACTATCTCAAAACCGTGCAAGCCTCCGAGGAGCCGATTAGGCTCACTGACTTGGCTCGAGAGTTAGAGGTGTCCAAGCCGTCAGCCACCAATATGGTCAAGCGGTTGGAGAAGAAGGGGCTAGTGGAACGTTTAGCGTGTCCAGAAGACGCTCGTGCTAAACGGGTAGTACTGACAGAGAAGGCGCGTATCCCTCTAGCGTCAGAGCTGGAAATTTATAGGGTAGTTGCTGATAAATTAAAGGTGAACCTCACAGACAGCGAGTTTACCGAACTCAATCAGCTTCTAACTAAAGCGTTAAAACCTTAA
- the nlpI gene encoding lipoprotein NlpI codes for MKWFRILGLSLVAVVTGCASNSSTQDQQWLNPPMAVPLQANVQYEVQVARLTQLLQRSDLDNDVRAKMHFERGSYFNSLGMRDLAQLDFNQSLQLNPAQPVVFNQVGQYFTQIGDFDSAYEAFDSSLELDPANSYALRNRSIALYYGDRIPLAIEGMTRYYQENPSDPYRALWLYIISRQASPSEAAITLNKQYLARNNDWGWILVALMLDQVSEEQAFQAILASSRDNNVLAERLTEVYFYLAKRHQIDGDYPTAVSLYKLAIAQNVYDFAEHKYAFLELTKIFEIVRAQQAEEAKKQQEEQANAEPSDA; via the coding sequence GTGAAGTGGTTTCGAATCTTAGGATTGAGTTTAGTGGCCGTAGTGACGGGTTGTGCATCCAACTCATCAACGCAAGATCAGCAGTGGTTGAATCCACCGATGGCAGTGCCTTTACAAGCCAATGTTCAATATGAAGTCCAGGTTGCAAGACTGACTCAGCTACTTCAGCGCAGCGATCTCGATAACGATGTGCGCGCGAAAATGCATTTCGAGCGTGGTTCTTATTTCAATAGCCTAGGTATGCGCGATTTGGCGCAGCTTGATTTCAACCAGTCGCTTCAATTAAACCCAGCTCAGCCAGTGGTGTTCAACCAAGTCGGTCAATACTTCACTCAGATCGGTGATTTTGACTCTGCGTATGAAGCGTTTGATTCAAGCTTAGAGCTGGATCCTGCCAACTCTTACGCACTTCGCAACCGTTCTATCGCACTGTACTACGGCGACCGTATTCCTCTAGCGATTGAAGGAATGACGCGTTACTACCAAGAGAATCCATCGGATCCGTACCGAGCGCTGTGGCTTTACATCATTTCTCGCCAAGCGAGCCCATCGGAAGCGGCTATTACGCTAAATAAACAGTATCTTGCTCGCAATAACGACTGGGGCTGGATTTTGGTTGCCTTGATGCTTGACCAAGTGTCAGAAGAGCAAGCATTCCAAGCGATCCTAGCGAGCAGCCGAGACAATAATGTATTGGCAGAGCGTCTGACTGAGGTGTACTTCTACCTTGCTAAGCGTCATCAAATCGACGGTGACTACCCAACCGCCGTCTCGCTCTACAAGCTAGCGATCGCACAAAATGTGTATGATTTTGCAGAGCATAAGTACGCATTCCTAGAGCTCACCAAAATCTTTGAAATTGTTCGCGCTCAGCAAGCAGAAGAAGCGAAGAAACAGCAAGAAGAACAAGCGAACGCAGAACCAAGCGACGCCTAG